CCAACATCTCCGTTCCGGGGGGAGCCGGACGGTGAACGGGTTAACCTCCGGGCCTGCGTATGAAGAGTTTATTGAAAAAGCTCACGTTCTCGTCTCCGTCCCCGACCAGAATTTGCAACTGTACGATGGGTCTCTGGCGGATCTTATAAGGAGCGAGGGGTACCACCCTGTCCAGAATGAGTTGATTCTTCAAGGGGCAACCCCACCCTTGGAACCGGGCCCTCTCAATATTACCTTCAAGGTTGCCTTGGATTCCTCCGCGAGCAATCAATTGCAAGGACAAAATTTCATCTTCGATTTTAGCTTCTTTGCGGAGCAAGCACGAAATAACGGAGGGAATGATGGAGAAAACGGCGGTGGAGATGATGAGGGTCCCGTCATCGAGAAGAATGAAGAAGTAACCATCTTTGTAACTTGGAAAAACTATGGGAATTTTGATTCGCATCTCACCGGGCCCACAGGGAATGGCGGAAGATTCCACGTATATTACGAGGATAAACGATATGCCGACAATAACGTAAAGGCACAGCTGGTTGAGAATGATGGGGGCCGTGCTAATGACCGTGAAAAAACAAAGTTTACCATTAAGAATAGCTTGGATGGAACGTACCGTTTTTCGGTGCATGACTATGGCAACAGGAGATTTACGTATGCCACCAAACTTGCAACATCCGAAACGAAAGTGGAGGTGTATCAAAAAGGGCGGCTTTTAGCTTCTTATGATGTTCCAAACGGCGACGGCACCCTCTGGACGGTCTTCGAAATGAATCATGGCAGGATCACACCGGTAAACACCATGTCGTATGAGAGGGAACCCGGTAAGATTCAATAGACCCCTCTGCCGCGGATGCAGCACCATCCGATTACATCTCAGGCCCGGATCTCTTCCCTATGTTCAAGATAGAATGAAAAAATAGAAGCCCCTCAGGTGGTTTGCCATCTTGGGGGCTTTTCTGCCGGTCGAAGAATGGCTCATGCTCTCGTGGGTAAGCGTACGCATGCAGGAGGATCTCCTCGCTTCATAACGCCTACGTTGAATGAAAATCGCCGATGACGGGCGAGATCATTCAGAACTTGAGCGTGAGATCGATCATCTTCACCAAGTGGGTGGAGAACGGCCTATTCCATTGAGAACGCTGAGATGTTGTGAGGCATCTCAACGATTATCTACCTTTTCCGGGAAGAGGTCATGCCGGGATAAACGTTCCCAGGCGATCTTTTCCCATTTTGTTCCCTTTTTCCCGTAGTTAACATAGGGATCGATGGAGATCCCTCCGCGGGGAAGGAACTTTCCCCAAACCTCCAGATAGCGGGGATCAAGGAGCTTGACCAAATCATCGCAGATGATATTGACCACCTCTTCATGGAAAGAACCATGGTTGCGAAAACTGAAAAGATAAAGCTTTAACGATTTGCTCTCCACCATCTTCTGATCCGGCACATAACTAATATAAAGGGTGGCGAAATCAGGCTGGCCGGTGATGGGGCAAAGGGCCGTAAATTCCGGGGCATTAAACTTAACGAAGAAGTCCCGCTCCGGATACTTATTCGGGAACGTCTCCAAAATCTCGGGATTGTATTGATACGTGTACTCGGTTTTATTCCCAAGCAGGGTTAAGGGTTTGTGGTTTTCCATGATTCCCGCTTCCCCTCCTCGCCCAGGCAACCAGCCCGTAGGTGAGCGGGGTGCCGAAGATGGATAACAAAATTTTAATCGTATATTCGGTCATGATAATTTGCATGATATGGAAAACCGACATCTGCCCCAAGAAGGCGACGAAGCTGAAGATGGTGGTGTCGATCAGTTGACTGGCCATGGTGGACGCGTTATTCCTCAACCAAAGGTGCTTCCCCTTCGTTTTTTTCCGCAAGGTGAGAAACATCCATACATCGAGGTTTTGGGAAATGGTGTAGGCGATGAGGGAGGCGATCACGATGCGGGGAACGCCGCCCAGGATCAATTCAAATTCGGTCTGATGTTCATAGAACGGTGCGGGTGGGAAATAGACGGCCATGGTGAGAAGCAGGGAGATGACGAAATTGACGGAGAGTCCTGTCCAGACCGTGCGCCTGGCGATCTCCTTCCCCCATACTTCGGCGATGGTATCGGCGAGGATGAAGGTGAGGGGATAAATGAGGATGGCTACGGTGGCATAAGTAAATCCCAGATTGGCGATCTTGCCCGCCACGATGTTGGAGAGCAGGGAGATCGCCACGAAGAAGCCGACCAAGGTCATCAATTTCTTCGTCGGCTCTTCCGTTTTCAAAAATTCCTTCATCTGTGATTCCTCCTTAGTTTTGATAACGCGGGATGGTTTCGAACCGCGCCCGATGGAAACTCGATCGGGAAAAATTCTTGCGACAAGAACCATTCTATCCGATTCGCCATCGTTTGAAAAGGGGAGCAGAGCATAACGTTATGGGAATGGAGCAAACTAAGAGGGAGTATAATCGGAAAGGGGAAAGGAAATGATACCCGGCAGATGGAGTAAAATGATCCTGCTTTTGCTCATTCTCCTCGTTACGCTCTCTCTTCTTCTGATTCCGGTCGTCAGCATATCCCAGGGGAAGGGGATCGAGAGCCTTCATAGGCTTGCAATAAAAGAGGACGGCAAAGAGATGGATTGTACCAAGATGATGAACCTCCCTGTTTCGGTGAAGAAACGGTTGCAGGGAATCTATTGGCGCATCTACAAGGATTACACCGACATGATCGACACCTACTACCGGGCGGGAGCCCTCACGTGGAAACAGCGGGAGACGCGCCTTAAAATGCTGAAAAACTATATCAACACCTTTTATCAGCGAAATTATCGTTGGTGCAGTGAACACGAACCGGATGAGTGGGAAGAAGAGTGGTACAACATTGATAAAGATTGATGACGCAATGGATTTGTTGTAATGGATTGAGGCTCTTCTCAATTTGCCGATAGGGGAAGCAGCCTTTTTTCATATCTCCCCGATCCCCGGTCCAATCCTTTCCTGGACCTA
The DNA window shown above is from Thermicanus aegyptius DSM 12793 and carries:
- a CDS encoding SipW-dependent-type signal peptide-containing protein; the encoded protein is MSKRKLATFALSLMLVLTLAVGAGTFALFTSSVSSEGNHFTAGTIDLDEKRDHGDYVPGPMFYPDFLDPDGNHPYDVQDIAPSGESIGGWAPGDTVQRTMILMNKGTLDAKVTGIKATPREEYTQHLRSGGSRTVNGLTSGPAYEEFIEKAHVLVSVPDQNLQLYDGSLADLIRSEGYHPVQNELILQGATPPLEPGPLNITFKVALDSSASNQLQGQNFIFDFSFFAEQARNNGGNDGENGGGDDEGPVIEKNEEVTIFVTWKNYGNFDSHLTGPTGNGGRFHVYYEDKRYADNNVKAQLVENDGGRANDREKTKFTIKNSLDGTYRFSVHDYGNRRFTYATKLATSETKVEVYQKGRLLASYDVPNGDGTLWTVFEMNHGRITPVNTMSYEREPGKIQ
- the queF gene encoding preQ(1) synthase, with product MENHKPLTLLGNKTEYTYQYNPEILETFPNKYPERDFFVKFNAPEFTALCPITGQPDFATLYISYVPDQKMVESKSLKLYLFSFRNHGSFHEEVVNIICDDLVKLLDPRYLEVWGKFLPRGGISIDPYVNYGKKGTKWEKIAWERLSRHDLFPEKVDNR
- a CDS encoding queuosine precursor transporter, which gives rise to MKEFLKTEEPTKKLMTLVGFFVAISLLSNIVAGKIANLGFTYATVAILIYPLTFILADTIAEVWGKEIARRTVWTGLSVNFVISLLLTMAVYFPPAPFYEHQTEFELILGGVPRIVIASLIAYTISQNLDVWMFLTLRKKTKGKHLWLRNNASTMASQLIDTTIFSFVAFLGQMSVFHIMQIIMTEYTIKILLSIFGTPLTYGLVAWARRGSGNHGKPQTLNPAWE